One region of Anas acuta chromosome Z, bAnaAcu1.1, whole genome shotgun sequence genomic DNA includes:
- the NANS gene encoding sialic acid synthase has product MPREFELCPGRRVGGDQPCFIIAEIGQNHQGDLDIARRMIRMAKECGADCAKFQKSELEHKFNKKALERPYTSKHSWGKTYGEHKRHLEFSHDQYRELKKYAEEIGIFFTASGMDEMAVEFLHELDVPFFKVGSGDTNNFPYLEKTAKKGRPMVISSGMQSMNTMHQVYQIVKPINPNFCFLQCTSAYPLQPEDVNLRVISAYQSAFPDIPIGYSGHETGIAISVAAVAMGAKVVERHVTLDKTWKGSDHQASLEPNELAELVKAIRTVEKAMGSPIKQLLPCEMACNEKLGKSVVAKVTIPEGTILTLDMLTVKVGEPKGFPPEAIFDLVGQKVKRHIEEDETITEQAVENHVKKVKC; this is encoded by the exons ATGCCGCGGGAGTTCGAGCTGTGCCCCGGGCGGCGGGTGGGCGGCGACCAGCCCTGCTTCATCATCGCCGAGATCGGGCAGAACCACCAGGGCGACCTGGACATCGCCCGCCGCATGATCCGCATGGCCAAG gagtGCGGAGCAGACTGCGCTAAGTTCCAGAAGAGCGAGCTGGAGCACAAATTCAACAAGAAAGCCCTGGAGAGGCCCTACACCTCCAAGCACTCCTGGGGAAAGACCTACGGGGAGCACAAGCGCCACTTGGAGTTCAGCCATGACCAGTACAGAGAGCTCAAGAAATACGCCGAGGAAATTGGGATTTTCTTCACGGCGTCTGGCATGGACGAG atGGCTGTGGAGTTTCTACATGAACTGGATGTTCCATTTTTCAAAGTAGGATCAGGAGATACAAACAATTTTCCGTATTTGGaaaaaactgcaaagaaag GACGCCCAATGGTGATTTCCAGCGGGATGCAGTCAATGAACACCATGCACCAGGTTTATCAGATTGTGAAGCCCATCAATCCAAACTTCTGCTTCCTGCAATGCACCAGTGCCTACCCGCTTCAGCCAGAGGATGTCAATCTCCGTGTTATATCG GCCTATCAGTCAGCTTTTCCTGATATCCCCATTGGATACTCGGGGCATGAAACTGGCATTGCCATTTCAGTGGCGGCTGTAGCTATGGGTGCAAAAGTAGTGGAACGCCATGTGACTCTTGACAAAACGTGGAAAGGAAGTGACCACCAAGCATCCCTGGAGCCAAATGAACTGGCAGAGTTGGTGAAAGCCATCCGTACTGTGGAAAAAGCAATGGGTTCTCCAATTAAACAACTCCTGCCTTGTGAAATGGCTTGCAATGAAAAG CTGGGGAAGTCTGTTGTGGCGAAGGTGACAATTCCTGAAGGCACCATACTGACCCTTGACATGCTGACAGTGAAGGTGGGAGAGCCTAAGGGATTTCCTCCAGAAGCCATCTTCGATCTGGTGGGCCAGAAGGTTAAAAGGCATATTGAAGAAGATGAAACCATCACTGAGCAGGCGGTAGAAAATCACGTCAAGAAAGTAAAGTGCTAA